In a genomic window of Corynebacterium choanae:
- a CDS encoding YhgE/Pip domain-containing protein, giving the protein MFAGFSLGTELRRFRRSTLGRIAILAITLIPLMYSALYLWAFWDPFGQVNRLPIAFVNNDKGTVVAGEPFNAGDEVVAELKEEPQVSFDFVDEHTAQEGVKDGTYYFVVSLPEDFSQAVTSPTTDSPHKAVIHTTYNDTNGYLSTLIGQNVMRTMVPVISNKIGIQAVDKVLVGVQDAGQGLHQAADGAQQLADGGHTLQDGLGSAKDGSDKLATGAQTLDEKMGELSQGAQQLADGTSLLATKVDTATGKLTDLTRGVNQLGSGLDQLGQGATELNNGVQQLKSTSDQITATQADMARNLRQIAAQLRAIPDPGAHNLAAQVEQAATNMETTALGPASPLTNQVNRLAGGTSQLAYQLADPNAPFRGGFNQLQQGTGQLPGQLGQLVDGVNQLNSGAQTLAAGASQLKSEGTAQLTTGANDLDDGIGKLYSGSGELVIGLDELATKLGEGADKVPAMDTEMREHLAQTIGAPVKLETTNEAGENTFGAGLAPFFFSLAMFIGGLIIFLLLQPMQNRAVASGASPLRAAIDGFLPGALIGTLQATIIVAVTLYGVGLNAAYPLGLWCFSVLVSVMFVAVNQFLNVLLGPGPGKVAAMALLMLQILASGGLYPVETEPALFQWLHPINPMTYSVDGFRQFIYGNLDHRAPQSITAVLIIIALSLTLTAFGAWRDRTWTMKRLHPPIKL; this is encoded by the coding sequence ATGTTTGCAGGATTTTCCCTCGGCACCGAACTCCGCCGCTTCCGCCGCTCCACGTTGGGGCGCATCGCTATCCTCGCGATCACCCTTATTCCCCTGATGTACTCTGCCCTCTACCTGTGGGCATTTTGGGATCCCTTCGGACAGGTGAACCGGCTGCCGATCGCGTTCGTCAACAACGATAAAGGCACTGTCGTCGCCGGGGAACCGTTTAACGCCGGCGACGAAGTCGTCGCCGAACTAAAAGAGGAACCGCAGGTCAGCTTCGACTTTGTCGATGAACACACCGCGCAAGAAGGCGTGAAAGACGGCACCTACTACTTTGTGGTGTCGCTGCCGGAAGACTTCTCCCAAGCGGTGACCTCCCCGACTACTGACAGCCCTCACAAGGCGGTGATTCACACCACCTACAACGACACCAACGGCTACCTGTCCACCCTCATCGGACAGAACGTGATGCGCACCATGGTGCCGGTGATCTCCAACAAGATCGGCATTCAAGCCGTCGATAAAGTCCTCGTCGGGGTGCAAGACGCCGGCCAAGGACTGCACCAGGCCGCCGACGGTGCGCAACAGCTCGCCGACGGTGGACACACCCTGCAAGACGGGCTCGGCAGCGCGAAAGATGGCTCCGACAAACTCGCCACGGGCGCCCAAACCCTCGACGAAAAAATGGGGGAACTTTCTCAAGGCGCACAACAGTTAGCTGACGGCACCAGCCTGCTGGCCACCAAAGTCGATACCGCCACCGGCAAACTCACCGACTTAACCCGCGGAGTCAACCAGCTCGGCAGTGGCCTTGACCAGCTAGGACAGGGTGCCACCGAGTTGAACAACGGGGTTCAGCAGCTGAAGTCCACCAGTGATCAAATCACCGCCACGCAAGCGGATATGGCCCGAAACCTGCGGCAAATCGCCGCCCAGCTGCGCGCTATCCCCGACCCGGGGGCACACAATCTGGCTGCCCAAGTTGAGCAGGCCGCCACCAATATGGAAACCACCGCATTAGGACCTGCTTCCCCGCTCACAAACCAGGTGAATCGGCTTGCTGGCGGTACCAGCCAACTGGCGTATCAACTCGCCGACCCGAACGCCCCCTTCCGCGGCGGGTTTAACCAGCTTCAGCAAGGAACTGGTCAACTGCCCGGCCAGCTTGGGCAACTTGTCGACGGCGTCAATCAGCTCAACAGTGGCGCCCAAACGCTTGCTGCCGGTGCTAGCCAGTTAAAGAGCGAAGGCACCGCCCAGTTAACCACCGGCGCCAACGATCTCGACGACGGCATCGGCAAACTATATTCCGGATCTGGGGAGCTGGTTATCGGCCTCGACGAGCTGGCTACGAAACTCGGTGAAGGTGCCGACAAGGTGCCCGCCATGGACACTGAGATGCGCGAACATCTCGCCCAAACCATCGGTGCACCAGTGAAACTCGAAACTACCAACGAGGCCGGGGAGAACACCTTCGGCGCCGGTCTTGCCCCGTTCTTCTTCTCCTTGGCAATGTTTATCGGCGGACTGATCATCTTCCTGCTGCTGCAACCCATGCAAAACCGGGCAGTTGCCAGCGGGGCAAGCCCGCTGCGTGCCGCCATTGACGGATTCCTGCCTGGTGCGCTGATCGGCACCCTGCAGGCGACCATCATTGTTGCAGTCACCCTCTACGGGGTCGGGCTCAATGCCGCCTACCCCCTAGGATTGTGGTGCTTCTCTGTGCTGGTCAGTGTGATGTTTGTGGCTGTCAACCAGTTCCTCAACGTCCTGCTTGGCCCAGGACCTGGCAAGGTGGCTGCAATGGCACTGCTCATGTTGCAGATTCTCGCCTCTGGCGGCCTCTACCCCGTAGAGACCGAACCAGCGCTGTTCCAGTGGCTCCATCCGATCAATCCGATGACCTATTCGGTCGATGGCTTCCGCCAATTCATCTACGGCAATCTCGACCATCGCGCCCCGCAGTCGATCACCGCAGTACTGATCATCATCGCCCTGTCGCTCACGCTCACCGCTTTTGGTGCGTGGCGTGACCGCACCTGGACGATGAAACGGCTCCATCCGCCAATCAAGCTCTAA